In one window of Fictibacillus phosphorivorans DNA:
- a CDS encoding oligosaccharide flippase family protein — protein sequence MLLKHTFIYFLSRGLPGLVNFAAIALYTRLLSPSEYGKYALVLSAVGFASTGIFHWLRLGLLRFAPKYTEQENLFLSSISAAFLSLVGFSLLLFTGPFFYFARTDEWQALWLIGLGLLLVQNLFDMATEYLRSKLSSLLYGIITLVKTVLSLGISFLLIKWGLEASSILWGLIIGMIVPLVYLLPRYLKKIRLHHIDWDLVKEVFRYGMPLVATLSMNYIIFSSDRFIIGYLLGTKSTGLYSVGYDLAKQILVLLMMIVNLAAYPLLIKALETEGVKAAQKQLDQNTILLFFIGLPATAGLILLSPDITSVFLGASFREAGGVIFSLICVAVFIQSIKTYYFDLAFELGKKTLFQIWPVLIAGVINIILNFLLIPPFGIKGSAYASIIAYIVAIIMSWSIGKKAFPLTFPRRNVAKLFIATFGMALCLYPLYNVNGVVWMLLKVIIGGLVYGLLVYLLNVANCRSLLPKAYYKFIKKRG from the coding sequence ATGTTACTTAAACACACCTTTATCTACTTCTTATCAAGAGGCCTTCCAGGTCTAGTGAACTTTGCTGCAATCGCACTGTACACGAGGTTATTATCACCTTCTGAATACGGAAAATACGCTCTCGTCCTTTCAGCCGTGGGCTTTGCTAGTACTGGTATTTTTCACTGGCTGCGACTAGGATTGTTGCGTTTTGCTCCGAAATATACGGAACAAGAAAATTTATTTCTAAGTTCAATATCGGCAGCCTTTCTATCTTTAGTAGGATTTTCTCTTCTTTTATTTACGGGTCCGTTCTTTTATTTTGCAAGAACAGACGAATGGCAAGCACTTTGGTTGATCGGATTAGGCTTGTTGCTTGTTCAAAACTTGTTCGACATGGCCACAGAATACTTACGATCTAAATTGTCGTCTCTTCTTTATGGAATCATTACACTTGTTAAAACGGTGCTCTCTTTAGGAATTTCTTTCTTATTGATTAAGTGGGGGCTTGAAGCTAGCTCCATCCTTTGGGGTCTGATTATTGGAATGATTGTGCCTTTAGTATATCTCCTTCCAAGGTATCTTAAAAAAATCAGATTGCATCATATCGATTGGGATTTGGTTAAGGAAGTATTTCGTTATGGAATGCCTCTAGTCGCTACTTTATCAATGAACTATATCATTTTCAGTTCGGATCGTTTTATCATTGGATACCTTTTAGGAACTAAAAGTACGGGGCTATATTCTGTAGGCTACGATCTTGCAAAACAGATTCTCGTATTGCTGATGATGATTGTAAATTTAGCAGCTTATCCTTTATTGATTAAAGCACTTGAAACAGAGGGTGTAAAAGCAGCTCAGAAGCAGCTCGATCAAAATACCATCCTTCTATTCTTTATTGGATTACCTGCTACAGCAGGGCTGATTCTGCTAAGTCCTGACATAACATCTGTATTTTTAGGGGCAAGTTTTAGAGAAGCGGGCGGAGTCATCTTTTCACTGATCTGTGTAGCCGTGTTTATTCAAAGCATTAAGACATATTACTTTGATTTAGCGTTTGAACTTGGTAAAAAGACATTGTTTCAGATTTGGCCAGTCTTGATTGCTGGAGTTATCAATATCATTCTTAACTTTTTACTGATTCCTCCTTTTGGGATTAAGGGTTCAGCATATGCGTCCATTATCGCTTATATTGTTGCCATTATAATGAGTTGGTCAATTGGGAAAAAAGCTTTTCCTTTAACTTTCCCTCGGCGTAACGTTGCAAAACTTTTTATTGCTACTTTCGGTATGGCCTTGTGTCTCTATCCACTGTATAACGTGAATGGAGTAGTATGGATGTTATTAAAGGTAATTATCGGGGGACTCGTTTACGGATTACTTGTTTATCTGTTAAACGTAGCAAACTGCAGATCGCTTCTTCCTAAAGCATATTATAAATTCATAAAAAAGAGGGGCTGA